One region of Salvia miltiorrhiza cultivar Shanhuang (shh) chromosome 3, IMPLAD_Smil_shh, whole genome shotgun sequence genomic DNA includes:
- the LOC131015295 gene encoding aquaporin TIP4-1, whose translation MAKIAVGNAAEAYQPDTLQALVVEFICTFLFVFAGVGAAMATDKLNGDPLVGLFFVAMAHALVVAVMISAGFRISGGHLNPAVTLGLLVGGHITVVRSILYWIDQLLASVAACALLSYITGGMTTPIHSLASGVGAIQGIVMEIVLTFSLLFTVYATIVDPKKGNLEGLGPLLTGLVVGANIMAGGPFSGASMNPARSFGPALVSGNWTDHWIYWVGPLIGGGLAGFICENFFIVRTHVPLARDETF comes from the exons atGGCGAAGATCGCCGTCGGCAACGCCGCCGAGGCTTACCAGCCGGACACCCTCCAAGCCTTGGTGGTGGAGTTCATCTGCACCTTCCTTTTCGTCTTTGCCGGCGTCGGCGCCGCCATGGCCACCG ATAAGTTGAATGGGGACCCACTAGTGGGGCTGTTTTTTGTGGCGATGGCGCATGCTCTGGTGGTGGCGGTGATGATCTCCGCCGGTTTCCGCATCTCCGGCGGCCACCTCAACCCCGCCGTCACCCTCGGCCTCCTCGTCGGCGGCCACATCACGGTGGTGAGGTCGATTCTCTATTGGATTGATCAGTTGTTGGCTTCCGTCGCCGCGTGTGCTCTGCTCAGCTACATCACCGGCGGAATG aCGACACCAATTCATTCACTAGCAAGTGGAGTGGGGGCCATTCAAGGTATAGTAATGGAGATCGTTTTGACATTCTCATTGCTCTTCACCGTTTACGCCACAATAGTTGACCCAAAGAAGGGGAACCTTGAGGGCCTAGGCCCACTCCTTACTGGGCTCGTCGTTGGGGCCAACATTATGGCCGGCGGCCCGTTCTCCGGTGCCTCCATGAACCCGGCTAGGTCTTTCGGACCGGCCCTCGTCTCCGGGAACTGGACCGACCACTGGATCTACTGGGTTGGGCCCCTCATCGGGGGAGGCCTCGCCGGGTTCATCTGCGAGAACTTTTTCATTGTCAGGACGCACGTTCCTCTGGCTCGAGACGAAACTTTCTGA
- the LOC131015280 gene encoding bark storage protein A-like, protein MEMVAQRLLVIVILGLFRLIPCYAAIPAKTQRLINKVNKDGPYLGLVIPNMFEMNPLLNHPTFKPSNLTIDFAGKRFRFGTIHEEKVVLVMTGLSMLNAGVTTQLLISLLNVKGVVHYGIAGNVNPSMNIGDVAIPKFWSHTGLWNWQRYGEGPDDELPLEANGDYTRKIGYLNFANYATNVSNCSSNDNLLNNVWYQPEEIFPVDGVPEQRQHAFWVPIDSDYLQISKKLEGLELEKCVNSTTCLSISPKVAIVSKGASANIFLDNAAYRDFLFNKFGISPLDMETAAVALVCHQQRVPYVAFRALSDLAGGGSAGSNEAAAFAPLAAENAVAVVVEFVRILASLESEW, encoded by the exons ATGGAGATGGTAGCTCAAAGGCTTTTGGTTATAGTAATTTTGGGTTTGTTTAGATTAATCCCATGTTATGCAGCAATACCTGCAAAAACACAAAGATTGATTAATAAGGTTAACAAAGATGGGCCttatcttggattagtgattccAAACATGTTTGAGATGAACCCTCTTCTCAACCACCCTACATTCAAACCTTCTAATCTCACCATTGATTTtgcag GAAAGAGATTCCGATTTGGAACCatacatgaagaaaaagttgtaCTAGTCATGACTGGCCTTTCCATG TTAAATGCGGGCGTGACGACGcagctgctgataagcttgttGAACGTGAAAGGAGTGGTGCATTATGGCATAGCTGGAAATGTAAATCCATCTATGAATATAGGAGATGTTGCAATTCCTAAATTTTGGTCACATACAGGCCTTTGGAATTGGCAG aggTATGGAGAAGGGCCAGATGATGAACTACCCCTCGAAGCAAATGGAGACTACACAAGAAAAATTGGATACTTAAATTTTGCAAATTATGCTACAAATGTTAGTAATTGCAGCTCCAACGACAATCTCTTGAACAATGTTTGGTATCAACCGGAAGAAATTTTTCCGGTCGACGGCGTGCCGGAGCAACGCCAGCATGCATTTTGGGTCCCTATAGATTCCGACTACCTCCAAATCTCCAAGAAGTTAGAG GGTTTAGAATTGGAGAAATGTGTGAATTCGACAACGTGTTTGTCTATTTCTCCCAAAGTGGCGATTGTTTCAAAGGGTGCAAGTGCCAATATTTTCTTGGACAATGCTGCATATAGAGATTTTTTGTTTAATAAATTTGGAATTAGCCCTTTGGATATGGAGACTGCCGCCGTGGCATTGGTTTGCCACCAGCAGAGGGTGCCCTACGTTGCTTTCCGTGCGCTTTCCGACCTCGCCGGAGGCGGCTCGGCCGGCTCGAACGAGGCCGCCGCCTTTGCTCCGCTAGCGGCAGAAAACGCCGTTGCTGTGGTCGTGGAGTTCGTTAGGATATTGGCTAGTTTGGAGTCCGAATGGTAG
- the LOC131015271 gene encoding VAN3-binding protein isoform X3, giving the protein MSLKSSLSKSKRLQNIEEENVVEWIPAVSCPQPETPTESMEFLARSWSVSAVELSKALCSTHGEEKPGQPDRGSSLLCKNQPLLASESPPESPRESDETKELLLLHQALNPEFVSHQHLLSNGTYRAMVKRKTMGRRIKDQKERKKHEIRAHNAQLHAAVSVAGVAAAVAALAASSLATPEKSNSSAKAKRKTSKKPAAIASAAALVASHCIEIAEDLGAGRDHILAVVHSAINARTNGDIMTLTAAAATALRGAATLRARLHGESGGGAAVALAEESGWGCKESNISNLLNFVAKGGELLKRTRKGDLHWKQVSFNINSNWEVVAKLKSKHIGGTFTKKKKCMRGLGHIQRHPGMAGARRGGCRVLCGANCR; this is encoded by the exons A TGTCTTTGAAATCGAGCTTGTCCAAATCCAAACGACTCCAAAACATTGAGGAAGAAAACGTTGTGGAGTGGATTCCGGCGGTATCGTGCCCTCAGCCGGAGACCCCGACCGAGTCGATGGAGTTTCTGGCGAGGTCGTGGAGCGTGTCGGCCGTCGAGCTCTCCAAGGCTCTTTGTAGCACCCACGGCGAGGAGAAACCCGGCCAGCCCGACCGAGGAAGCTCCTTGCTTTGT AAAAATCAACCCTTATTAGCCTCGGAGAGCCCTCCGGAGTCGCCGCGGGAGAGCGACGAGACTAAG GAGCTACTCCTACTGCATCAAGCCCTCAATCCGGAGTTCGTATCTCACCAACACCTACTCTCCAACGGG ACATACAGAGCGATGGTGAAGAGGAAGACGATGGGGAGGCGGATCAAAGACCAGAAGGAGCGGAAGAAGCACGAGATTCGCGCTCACAACGCTCAGCTCCACGCGGCCGTATCCGTCGCCGGGGTCGCAGCCGCCGTGGCGGCGCTCGCGGCCTCGTCGCTGGCCACGCCGGAGAAATCGAACTCGTCGGCGAAAGCCAAGAGGAAGACTTCCAAAAAACCCGCCGCGATCGCGTCCGCCGCCGCGCTCGTCGCCTCCCACTGCATAGAGATCGCCGAGGATTTGGGGGCCGGCCGCGATCACATCCTCGCCGTCGTGCACTCGGCAATCAACGCGAGGACCAACGGCGACATCATGACcctcaccgccgccgccgccacag CGTTGAGAGGCGCCGCCACGCTACGAGCGCGGCTGCATGGagagagcggcggcggcgccgccgtggcTTTGGCGGAGGAGAGTGGTTGGGGCTGCAAGGAATCAAACATCTCGAATTTGCTTAATTTCGTAGCTAAAGGTGGCGAGCTTCTTAAGCGCACAAGAAAAG GGGATTTACATTGGAAGCAAGTGTCGTTCAACATAAATTCCAATTGGGAGGTGGTGGCTAAGTTGAAAAGCAAACACATTGGAGGCACATTCACCAAGAAAAAGAAATGTAT GCGTGGTCTCGGGCATATACAGCGACATCCCGGCATGGCCGGGGCGCGAAGAGGAGGATGCAGGGTACTTTGCGGTGCAAACTGCAGATAG
- the LOC131015271 gene encoding VAN3-binding protein isoform X1, translating to MSLKSSLSKSKRLQNIEEENVVEWIPAVSCPQPETPTESMEFLARSWSVSAVELSKALCSTHGEEKPGQPDRGSSLLCKNQPLLASESPPESPRESDETKELLLLHQALNPEFVSHQHLLSNGTYRAMVKRKTMGRRIKDQKERKKHEIRAHNAQLHAAVSVAGVAAAVAALAASSLATPEKSNSSAKAKRKTSKKPAAIASAAALVASHCIEIAEDLGAGRDHILAVVHSAINARTNGDIMTLTAAAATALRGAATLRARLHGESGGGAAVALAEESGWGCKESNISNLLNFVAKGGELLKRTRKGDLHWKQVSFNINSNWEVVAKLKSKHIGGTFTKKKKCVVSGIYSDIPAWPGREEEDAGYFAVQTADRVIEFECRNKEERQIWVEGIQNMLHLHLV from the exons A TGTCTTTGAAATCGAGCTTGTCCAAATCCAAACGACTCCAAAACATTGAGGAAGAAAACGTTGTGGAGTGGATTCCGGCGGTATCGTGCCCTCAGCCGGAGACCCCGACCGAGTCGATGGAGTTTCTGGCGAGGTCGTGGAGCGTGTCGGCCGTCGAGCTCTCCAAGGCTCTTTGTAGCACCCACGGCGAGGAGAAACCCGGCCAGCCCGACCGAGGAAGCTCCTTGCTTTGT AAAAATCAACCCTTATTAGCCTCGGAGAGCCCTCCGGAGTCGCCGCGGGAGAGCGACGAGACTAAG GAGCTACTCCTACTGCATCAAGCCCTCAATCCGGAGTTCGTATCTCACCAACACCTACTCTCCAACGGG ACATACAGAGCGATGGTGAAGAGGAAGACGATGGGGAGGCGGATCAAAGACCAGAAGGAGCGGAAGAAGCACGAGATTCGCGCTCACAACGCTCAGCTCCACGCGGCCGTATCCGTCGCCGGGGTCGCAGCCGCCGTGGCGGCGCTCGCGGCCTCGTCGCTGGCCACGCCGGAGAAATCGAACTCGTCGGCGAAAGCCAAGAGGAAGACTTCCAAAAAACCCGCCGCGATCGCGTCCGCCGCCGCGCTCGTCGCCTCCCACTGCATAGAGATCGCCGAGGATTTGGGGGCCGGCCGCGATCACATCCTCGCCGTCGTGCACTCGGCAATCAACGCGAGGACCAACGGCGACATCATGACcctcaccgccgccgccgccacag CGTTGAGAGGCGCCGCCACGCTACGAGCGCGGCTGCATGGagagagcggcggcggcgccgccgtggcTTTGGCGGAGGAGAGTGGTTGGGGCTGCAAGGAATCAAACATCTCGAATTTGCTTAATTTCGTAGCTAAAGGTGGCGAGCTTCTTAAGCGCACAAGAAAAG GGGATTTACATTGGAAGCAAGTGTCGTTCAACATAAATTCCAATTGGGAGGTGGTGGCTAAGTTGAAAAGCAAACACATTGGAGGCACATTCACCAAGAAAAAGAAAT GCGTGGTCTCGGGCATATACAGCGACATCCCGGCATGGCCGGGGCGCGAAGAGGAGGATGCAGGGTACTTTGCGGTGCAAACTGCAGATAGAGTGATTGAATTTGAATGCAGAAACAAGGAGGAGAGGCAGATTTGGGTTGAAGGCATACAAAATATGTTGCATTTGCATCTTGTGTGA